From one Lycium ferocissimum isolate CSIRO_LF1 chromosome 5, AGI_CSIRO_Lferr_CH_V1, whole genome shotgun sequence genomic stretch:
- the LOC132057202 gene encoding ankyrin repeat-containing protein At5g02620-like, with protein MDSSVEQQKVSVKKMTKQLTGKRGDTQIHSVVRSGNLELALEIINGCDEGELVELLSKQNQSSETALYVAAESGHLVLVKELIKYYDIGSAGIKARNGYDAFHVAAKQGDFEMVKVLLEAFPQLSVTFDQSNSTALHTASAQGHIEVVNFLLETNSSLATIPKNNGKTALHASARNGHVAVVKALLSKEEGILNWRDKKGQTALHMAVKGQSVDVVNELIQSDSTLATIIDGKGNTALHIATRKGRIEIVQALVKDKRMKWDAINKSGETALDTAEKARNSEIATILKEHGVLTAKDMKLALPTRSAKELKQSVSDIKHDVHYQLEHTFQTQKRVKNIAKRLNKMHSEGLNNAISSTTVVAVLIATVAFAAIFNLPGQYTDNPKNIPPGYSLGEGRIAPQPPFVIFFIFDSLALFISLAVVVVQTSIVVVERRAKKQMMSIINKLMWMACVFVSVAYLALSYIVVGKEERWMASAVASMGTFIMVATLGTLCYWVVMHRIESSNLRSQRKSARSSKSLSRSISVMSELEIPEDEYKKLYAI; from the exons ATGGATTCCTCTGTTGAGCAGCAAAAAGTTTctgtgaagaagatgactaaaCAGTTAACAGGAAAAAGAGGAGACACACAAATCCATTCAGTTGTAAGAAGTGGGAATCTTGAATTGGCTTTAGAGATCATTAATGGATgtgatgaaggagaattggttGAATTGTTGTCTAAACAGAACCAATCTAGTGAAACTGCTCTTTATGTTGCTGCTGAATCTGGTCATTTGGTTTTAGTGAAAGAGTTGATCAAGTATTATGATATTGGTTCAGCTGGTATAAAGGCTAGAAATGGATATGATGCATTTCATGTTGCTGCTAAACAGGGTGATTTTG AAATGGTGAAGGTACTATTGGAGGCATTTCCTCAGCTATCAGTTACATTTGACCAGTCAAATTCCACAGCACTGCACACTGCTTCTGCACAAGGCCATATTGAAGTTGTCAATTTCCTGTTGGAGACTAATAGCAGTTTAGCCACAATACCGAAGAACAATGGCAAAACGGCGCTTCATGCTTCAGCAAGAAATGGGCATGTTGCAGTTGTGAAGGCGCTTTTAAGCAAAGAAGAAGGGATTCTAAATTGGAGAGATAAAAAGGGACAGACTGCTCTTCATATGGCTGTCAAAGGCCAAAGTGTTGATGTGGTTAATGAGCTTATTCAATCAGATTCTACTTTGGCTACAATTATTGATGGAAAGGGTAATACTGCCTTGCATATTGCAACGCGAAAAGGCCGCATAGAG ATCGTTCAAGCATTGGTGAAGGACAAAAGAATGAAGTGGGATGCGATTAATAAATCTGGTGAGACAGCTCTTGACACTGCTGAGAAAGCACGAAATTCAGAGATAGCAACAATTCTAAAAGAACATGGTGTCCTGACTGCAAAGGACATGAAACTAGCATTACCAACACGTTCAGCCAAAGAACTGAAACAAAGTGTTAGTGACATAAAACACGATGTTCACTACCAGCTCGAGCACACTTTCCAAACACAAAAAAGAGTGAAAAACATAGCGAAGCGCCTCAACAAAATGCACTCGGAAGGGCTCAACAACGCAATAAGTTCCACCACGGTCGTCGCCGTTCTTATTGCCACCGTTGCTTTTGCTGCCATATTTAATCTACCAGGTCAATATACCGACAACCCTAAGAATATACCTCCCGGATACTCATTAGGAGAAGGAAGGATTGCTCCTCAACCGCCTTTCGTGATTTTCTTCATATTCGACTCTCTTGCACTCTTCATATCATTAGCTGTCGTGGTGGTTCAAACATCAATTGTGGTCGTTGAAAGACGAGCCAAAAAGCAAATGATGTCAATTATCAACAAGCTAATGTGGATGGCTTGTGTATTCGTGTCCGTAGCGTATCTTGCATTGTCTTATATAGTTGTAGGTAAAGAAGAGAGATGGATGGCAAGTGCAGTAGCTTCTATGGGAACTTTTATAATGGTCGCAACGCTAGGGACACTGTGTTATTGGGTAGTTATGCATCGGATTGAGTCTTCGAATTTGAGAAGTCAACGGAAATCCGCTCGGAGTAGCAAATCGTTGTCACGGTCCATATCGGTCATGTCAGAATTAGAGATCCCTGAAGACGAGTATAAGAAACTATATGCTATATAG